The stretch of DNA GTTAGATCAATGGATTGATAAAGCATCTCATGAATTATAGCCATAGATTGAACTCTATTTTGACTCTCCTGTAAAACATTAATTGCTTCTTGCTCATCAACATAATTCGCCTGAAGGTCAAGTAAACTAGAAATTATCTGCAAATTATTCTTAACCCTATGATGTATCTCCATTAAAAGAGTCTCTTTCTCTTTAAGCGACGCTTTAATATCATTTTCAGCTTTTTTACGCTCACTAATATCACGAAAAACAACCTGAACTGCCTTTTTACCATCATAAATGAAAGCTGTTGCTAAAACTTCCACATATACTATCGTTCCATCAGGCCGTACAAATTTTTCTTCAATAGGTGGAACAGCCTCACCTTTCTCTAACATATTTTGCACGCGTTCTGATACAATTTTATCGTACTTTGGATGCACAAAATTAAATAATGACTTATTCAAATATTTATCTGGATCTTTTACTCCCAAAAGTTTAATTGCTGCACTATTTGCAGAAATAATCTTACCTTCACTATGAATAACAACTGCATCAAATGAATTTTCTAATAACTTACGATAATGGTTTTTACTTTCTATAAGTGCTCCCTTTGATCTTTTCTTGTCAGTAATGTCTAAAAGAGAAATTACCCGATCTCTTGTATAAGGAATTAAGTCAATAGTTACATAAACATCCCTGATATCTCCCTGTTTATTTATCAACTTAATTTCATAATTTTTTGGAGCAGAATCCGGGTCATTTTTTCTTAAATTATGATAACTTATCAACCGTTCCAAGTCTTCTTCTATTGCAAAATCCATAAGACTTTTTTTACCTTCTAGTTCTTCCTTTGAATATCCAGAAAGCTTTTCAAATTCAGTATTTGCAAGAGAAATAACAATATCTTCTCCAATTATTAATGTTGCAGTTCCAGTATTCTCAAAAATAGTTCTATAATACAATTCTGACGTTTTAAGTGCTTCTTTTGCCTTCTTATGCTCACTGATATCATGACAGATCACATTTAATGCAAATATTTCATTATTCATTTTTAATGGAGTTAAATATGTTTTAACATAACGAATTTCGCCATTTCTATCAATAAACCTTGATACACCAATTTTAGTTTTATTTCCCTTTAAAAC from Methanobacterium veterum encodes:
- a CDS encoding PAS domain-containing sensor histidine kinase, with the translated sequence MLNKEIICPKMIYKAFKNYADSVKYLKSFIKDITERKRAGKQLKENEQKYKTIFNSSPHYMIIIGLDGNLIDVNKAACEVVGLSREELIGRNFTELDLLLDEEMPLHVNNISHVLKGNKTKIGVSRFIDRNGEIRYVKTYLTPLKMNNEIFALNVICHDISEHKKAKEALKTSELYYRTIFENTGTATLIIGEDIVISLANTEFEKLSGYSKEELEGKKSLMDFAIEEDLERLISYHNLRKNDPDSAPKNYEIKLINKQGDIRDVYVTIDLIPYTRDRVISLLDITDKKRSKGALIESKNHYRKLLENSFDAVVIHSEGKIISANSAAIKLLGVKDPDKYLNKSLFNFVHPKYDKIVSERVQNMLEKGEAVPPIEEKFVRPDGTIVYVEVLATAFIYDGKKAVQVVFRDISERKKAENDIKASLKEKETLLMEIHHRVKNNLQIISSLLDLQANYVDEQEAINVLQESQNRVQSMAIIHEMLYQSIDLTSIDFISYIENLAHDLFLSYGAKNHIKFFIKSEPILLNIETAVPCGLILSELISNSLKYAFPNHEPGKISVSINSYGEEFELIISDNGIGFPENIDFKSVNSSLGLRLVNTLVNQLEGSIELDKTEGTKFKIKFKELEYNKRF